One genomic region from Scomber scombrus chromosome 19, fScoSco1.1, whole genome shotgun sequence encodes:
- the atl1 gene encoding atlastin-1, which translates to MAKHRKDRDSWGEWSLGDKNVYDWSSEEEEPDGRARPVQVLLVKDDHTFELDEAALSRILLSEEVRDREVVAISVAGAFRKGKSFLMDFMLRYMYKHASEDWLGDSDEPLTGFSWRGGSERETTGIQIWSEVFLVDKPDGTKVAVLLMDTQGTFDSQSTLRDSATVFALSTMISSMQVYNISQNVQEDDLQHLQLFTEYGRLAMEETFLKPFQSMIFLIRDWSFPYEFPYGQEGGMKFLEKRLKISENQHEELQNVRKHIHSCFTNISCFLMPHPGLKVATNPHFDGRIKEIDGEFINNLTILVPWLLSPRNIDVKEINGSKITCRGLVEYFKAYIKIYQGEELPHPKSMLQATAEANNLAAVAAAKDLYNKKMEEVCGGDRPFLAPSELQARHSVIREEALQVFRGVKKMGGEEFSRRYLQQLEGEIDEVFVQYIKHNDSKNIFHAARTPATLFVVIFVMYVAAGITGFVGVDIIASLCNMILGLALITLCTWAYIRYSGEYRELGAVIDQVAGALWDQGSTNEALYKLYNVAANHRHLYHHAFPGPQMEDVAEEHDRKRN; encoded by the exons ATGGCGAAGCACCGTAAAGACAGAGACAGCTGGGGTGAGT GGTCCCTCggtgacaaaaatgtgtacGACTGGAgctcagaggaagaggagccgGATGGACGAGCTCGGCCCGTCCAGGTGCTGTTGGTTAAAGACGACCACACATTCGAGCTGGACGAGGCAGCACTGAGCCGCATCCTGCTGTCAGAGGAGGTCAGAGACCGCGAGGTGGTGGCTATCTCTGTGGCCGGAGCTTTCCGCAAGGGCAAATCCTTCCTCATGGACTTCATGCTGCGCTACATGTACAAGCAT GCATCTGAAGACTGGCTCGGGGATTCAGACGAGCCTCTGACTGGCTTCTCCTGGAGGGGGGGCTCAGAGAGGGAGACTACAGGGATCCAGATCTGGAGCGAGGTCTTCCTGGTGGACAAGCCAGATGGAACAAAG GTCGCAGTGTTGCTCATGGACACACAGGGCACGTTTGACAGCCAGTCGACGCTGAGGGATTCGGCCACCGTGTTCGCTCTGAGCACCATGATCAGCTCAATGCAG GTTTACAACATCTCACAGAATGTACAAGAAGACGACCTTCAGCACTTGCAG cttttcacTGAGTACGGCAGACTAGCGATGGAGGAGACATTCCTCAAACCTTTCCAG TCCATGATTTTCCTCATTCGAGACTGGAGTTTTCCATATGAGTTTCCATACggacaggaaggaggaatgaagtTCCTCGAAAAGAGACTCAAG ATCTCAGAGAACCAGCATGAAGAGCTGCAGAATGTGCGTAAACACATCCATTCCTGCTTCACCAACATCTCCTGTTTCCTGATGCCTCACCCCGGTCTCAAAGTGGCCACCAACCCACACTTTGATGGAAGGATTAAAG AGATCGACGGCGAGTTCATCAACAACCTGACGATCCTGGTCCCCTGGCTGCTGAGTCCTCGCAACATCGACGTTAAGGAGATCAACGGCAGCAAAATCACCTGCAGAGGCCTGGTGGAGTACTTTAAG GCATACATCAAAATCTACCAAGGTGAGGAGCTGCCTCATCCAAAATCCATGCTGCAG GCCACGGCAGAGGCGAATAATTTGGCAGCAGTTGCAGCTGCAAAAGATCTGTACAACAAGAAAATGGAGGAG GTCTGTGGGGGTGATCGGCCCTTCCTGGCCCCCAGCGAGCTGCAGGCCCGACACAGCGTCATCAGAGAAGAAGCGCTGCAGGTTTTCCGGGGCGTGAAGAAGATGGGAGGCGAGGAGTTCAGCCGCCGCtacctgcagcagctggagggaGAAATCGACGAGGTGTTTGTCCAGTACATCAAGCACAATGACTCCAAGAACATTTTCCACGCTGCCCGCACGCCGGCCACCCTGTTCGTGGTCATCTTTGTCATGTACGTGGCCGCGGGCATCACAGGCTTTGTGGGTGTGGACATCATTGCCAGCTTGTGTAACATGATCCTGGGCCTGGCATTGATCACTCTCTGCACCTGGGCCTACATCCGGTACTCCGGGGAGTACAGGGAACTGGGCGCCGTCATCGACCAGGTGGCTGGTGCACTGTGGGACCAG GGAAGCACAAATGAG GCTCTCTACAAGCTGTATAACGTAGCGGCCAATCACAGGCACCTGTACCACCACGCCTTCCCGGGTCCGCAGATGGAGGACGTCGCAGAGGAGCACGACAGGAAGAGGAACTGA
- the sav1 gene encoding protein salvador homolog 1 isoform X2 has translation MLSRKKSKNEASKPAEVHGKYVKKETSPLLRNLMPSFIRHGPTIPRRTEVPLPDMGPSSYPVAPSREPVVSRNKSFLRAPVQRPPHEVARRESHRMSAPPYLPRSLGDQPHEYGGSSQSFLTDVSPMSENGDAARYYYPSEPYYENQQQQQVPDRFPEDYRYYEHNEHNFQRVSKKKCLFSSGIGRIQAKSLGNLSSLTGEDLPLPAGWTVDWTIRGRKYYIDHNTNTTHWSHPLEREGLPPGWEKVESAEFGVYYVDHINKRAQYRHPCAPSVPRYDQPPPLPPPVTYQPRPAERNQPVLVPANPYHTAEIPDWLQVYARAPLKYDHILKWELFQLADLDTYQGMLKLLFMKELEHIVKSYEAYRQALLSEVEARKQRQQWYAQQPNKNFIGNM, from the exons ATGCTCTCTcgaaagaaaagtaaaaacgAAGCGTCTAAACCAGCCGAGGTACACGGGAAATATGTGAAGAAGGAAACATCGCCTCTCCTCAGAA ATCTTATGCCCTCTTTCATCCGCCATGGACCCACTATTCCCAGACGCACAGAGGTCCCTCTTCCAGATATGGGGCCCTCTTCCTACCCTGTGGCCCCCAGCCGGGAGCCCGTGGTGTCCCGCAACAAGAGCTTCCTCCGTGCCCCCGTGCAGAGGCCTCCTCATGAGGTGGCCCGAAGAGAGAGCCACCGTATGTCAGCACCTCCGTACCTGCCTCGCAGTCTGGGAGACCAGCCTCACGAGTACGGGGGCTCCTCACAGTCCTTCCTCACAGACGTGAGCCCCATGTCTGAGAACGGAGACGCTGCCCGCTATTATTACCCCTCTGAACCTTACTATGAGAaccaacagcaacagca GGTCCCAGACCGCTTTCCTGAGGACTATAGATACTATGAGCACAATGAACACAACTTCCAAAGA gtttctaaaaagaaatgtttgttttcctcAGGCATAGGTCGAATACAGGCCAAGTCCCTGGGGAACCTCTCCAGTCTGACGGGAGAGGACCTCCCTCTTCCGGCCGGCTGGACCGTCGACTGGACCATCCGTGGCAGGAAGTACTACATCGACCACAacactaacactacacactGGAGCCACCCTCTAGAGAGGGAAGGGCTCCCTCCAGGCTGGGAGAAGGTGGAGTCGGCTGAGTTCGGGGTCTACTATGTGGATCACATCAACAAGAGGGCACAGTATCGTCACCCCTGTGCTCCGAG TGTGCCTCGCTACGATCAGCCCCCACCGTTACCACCTCCTGTGACCTATCAGCCGCGTCCTGCGGAGAGGAACCAGCCGGTGCTGGTGCCAGCTAACCCGTACCACACAGCCGAGATCCCAGACTGGCTGCAGGTGTATGCACGCGCCCCCCTCAA GTATGACCACATCTTGAAGTGGGAGTTGTTCCAGCTGGCAGACCTGGACACGTACCAGGGAATGCTGAAGCTGCTGTTCATGAAGGAGCTGGAGCACATCGTCAAATCCTACGAGGCGTACCGGCAGGCGCTGCTGTCCGAGGTGGAGGCTCGCAAACAGCGGCAGCAGTGGTACGCCCAGCAGCCCAACAAGAACTTCATAGGGAACatgtga
- the sav1 gene encoding protein salvador homolog 1 isoform X1 yields the protein MLSRKKSKNEASKPAEVHGKYVKKETSPLLRNLMPSFIRHGPTIPRRTEVPLPDMGPSSYPVAPSREPVVSRNKSFLRAPVQRPPHEVARRESHRMSAPPYLPRSLGDQPHEYGGSSQSFLTDVSPMSENGDAARYYYPSEPYYENQQQQQQQQQQQQQQQQQQQQQQQQQQQQQQQQQQQQQQQQRQPRRVPDRFPEDYRYYEHNEHNFQRVPRQHTPPAPSRPPSGIGRIQAKSLGNLSSLTGEDLPLPAGWTVDWTIRGRKYYIDHNTNTTHWSHPLEREGLPPGWEKVESAEFGVYYVDHINKRAQYRHPCAPSVPRYDQPPPLPPPVTYQPRPAERNQPVLVPANPYHTAEIPDWLQVYARAPLKYDHILKWELFQLADLDTYQGMLKLLFMKELEHIVKSYEAYRQALLSEVEARKQRQQWYAQQPNKNFIGNM from the exons ATGCTCTCTcgaaagaaaagtaaaaacgAAGCGTCTAAACCAGCCGAGGTACACGGGAAATATGTGAAGAAGGAAACATCGCCTCTCCTCAGAA ATCTTATGCCCTCTTTCATCCGCCATGGACCCACTATTCCCAGACGCACAGAGGTCCCTCTTCCAGATATGGGGCCCTCTTCCTACCCTGTGGCCCCCAGCCGGGAGCCCGTGGTGTCCCGCAACAAGAGCTTCCTCCGTGCCCCCGTGCAGAGGCCTCCTCATGAGGTGGCCCGAAGAGAGAGCCACCGTATGTCAGCACCTCCGTACCTGCCTCGCAGTCTGGGAGACCAGCCTCACGAGTACGGGGGCTCCTCACAGTCCTTCCTCACAGACGTGAGCCCCATGTCTGAGAACGGAGACGCTGCCCGCTATTATTACCCCTCTGAACCTTACTATGAGAaccaacagcaacagcagcaacagcaacagcaacagcaacaacagcaacagcaacaacagcagcagcaacaacagcagcaacaacagcaacagcaacagcaacagcagcagcagcagcagcagcgccaGCCCAGGAGGGTCCCAGACCGCTTTCCTGAGGACTATAGATACTATGAGCACAATGAACACAACTTCCAAAGAGTTCCACGACAGCACACTCCCCCGGCTCCAAGTAGACCCCCTTCAG GCATAGGTCGAATACAGGCCAAGTCCCTGGGGAACCTCTCCAGTCTGACGGGAGAGGACCTCCCTCTTCCGGCCGGCTGGACCGTCGACTGGACCATCCGTGGCAGGAAGTACTACATCGACCACAacactaacactacacactGGAGCCACCCTCTAGAGAGGGAAGGGCTCCCTCCAGGCTGGGAGAAGGTGGAGTCGGCTGAGTTCGGGGTCTACTATGTGGATCACATCAACAAGAGGGCACAGTATCGTCACCCCTGTGCTCCGAG TGTGCCTCGCTACGATCAGCCCCCACCGTTACCACCTCCTGTGACCTATCAGCCGCGTCCTGCGGAGAGGAACCAGCCGGTGCTGGTGCCAGCTAACCCGTACCACACAGCCGAGATCCCAGACTGGCTGCAGGTGTATGCACGCGCCCCCCTCAA GTATGACCACATCTTGAAGTGGGAGTTGTTCCAGCTGGCAGACCTGGACACGTACCAGGGAATGCTGAAGCTGCTGTTCATGAAGGAGCTGGAGCACATCGTCAAATCCTACGAGGCGTACCGGCAGGCGCTGCTGTCCGAGGTGGAGGCTCGCAAACAGCGGCAGCAGTGGTACGCCCAGCAGCCCAACAAGAACTTCATAGGGAACatgtga